In one Arachis duranensis cultivar V14167 chromosome 9, aradu.V14167.gnm2.J7QH, whole genome shotgun sequence genomic region, the following are encoded:
- the LOC107463893 gene encoding uncharacterized protein LOC107463893, which produces MANQVTVRDLAEEAKKRIVILLVSVVGLSYLMSLTSSTVWVNLPVAASLIIFLRYLSLDFEMKRKTAAYNNKAGSTNVQSSKKPIESSKVVAKFEWRKKVNSPVVEDAIDHFTRHLVSEWVTDLWYSRITPDKEAPEELVQLINGVLGEISGRMRNINLIDLLIRDLINLICTHLELFRAANSKIQKMHKGPLTIESRDMELKIVLASENKLHPALFSAEAEHKVLQHLMNGLMSVTFKSEDLQCSFFRCTVRELLSCTVMRPVLNLANPRFINERIENVVINKTKINPGIAVAQDASQTNADELQTSSDHFSDCLDPSVSGVELVQLKNAPSKNAGSSAKNKAYDNTKDPLLSVDARSSRSWSSLPGNAQINLEQGIQRHRSGGEWGDILDVISRRKTEALAPEHFENMWTKGKNYNQKDDENQPIGRPQLPVAGQSRRVDHMKAKSGTQGKGTNSKMIPPKGSQINSGYSSQLTGEHTPFHADKNGSASSTVPSYKDDEHERIHMQVGDSGSTSSYTSEDDDPNTVTGLDSPVTKVWDGKTNRNQAVSYVHHPLENFDNHGTKKRNKSHSRYPKLRRTRSGSKRSRSSDHDPNTWEEVERTSFLSGDGQDILSVSKHTNSDDSSDDADTESLGRIYSGAAASSSASSISKAESCSLVVNPRKSSSAIGSFFKLRCEVLGANIVKSGSKSFAVYCILVTDVNNNSWSIKRRFRHFEELHRRLKEFPEYNLHLPPKHFLSTGLDVPVILERCEWLDKYLKELVQLPTVSESIEVWDFLSVDSQLDSMLSHLRRLKALPTSLHLQVTFLPPEEKIIVLTAKRLFCKQEIMLRLMD; this is translated from the exons ATGGCGAACCAGGTGACAGTGAGGGACCTCGCGGAAGAAGCCAAGAAGAGGATTGTCATCTTGCTTGTCTCTGTCGTTGGACTCTCCTATCTCATGTCCC TGACAAGCTCCACAGTTTGGGTCAACTTGCCAGTTGCAGCCTCCTTGATCATCTTTCTCAGGTATTTATCATTAGATTTTGAAATGAAGAGAAAAACAGCAGCATACAACAATAAAGCAGGCTCCACCAATGTTCAGTCTTCAAAGAAGCCCATTGAAAGTTCTAAAGTTGTTGCAAAATTTGAGTGGAGAAAAAAGGTGAATTCTCCTGTTGTTGAAGACGCAATTGATCACTTTACCCGGCATCTAGTTTCTGAGTGGGTGACGGACCTGTGGTACTCTCGCATAACACCAGACAAAGAGGCTCCCGAGGAGTTAGTACAACTAATAAATGGTGTTCTTGGGGAAATTTCAGGACGCATGagaaatataaatctaattgATCTCTTGATAAG GGATCTGATAAATCTCATTTGCACACACTTGGAGCTGTTTCGTGCTGCCAACTCAAAGATTCAAAAAATGCATAAAGGTCCATTGACAATTGAAAGTCGAGATATGGAACTAAAAATTGTATTGGCTTCTGAGAATAAATTGCATCCTGCTCTATTTTCTGCTGAAGCTGAGCATAAG GTTTTGCAGCATCTGATGAATGGCCTCATGTCTGTCACTTTCAAGTCCGAGGATCTGCAGTGTTCTTTCTTTCGATGTACTGTCAGGGAACTCCTTTCATGCACTGTCATGCGGCCTGTCCTAAACTTAGCCAATCCAAG ATTTATTAATGAAAGAATTGAAAATGTAGTAATCAATAAGACCAAGATTAATCCGGGGATTGCTGTAGCTCAAGATGCATCTCAGACTAATGCAGATGAATTACAGACTTCGTCTGACCATTTCTCTGACTGTTTAGATCCTTCTGTTAGTGGTGTGGAGCTTGTGCAGTTGAAAAATGCTCCTTCCAAGAATGCAGGGTCATCTGCAAAAAATAAAGCATACGATAATACTAAAGATCCATTGCTTTCAGTTGATGCTCGGTCTTCTCGTTCATGGAGCTCATTGCCTGGAAATGCCCAAATTAATTTGGAACAAGGTATTCAACGCCATCGTTCTGGTGGAGAGTGGGGAGATATCTTAGATGTTATCTCTCGAAGAAAGACCGAAGCCCTTGCTCCAGAACATTTTGAAAACATGtggacaaaagggaaaaatTACAACCAAAAGGATGATGAGAACCAGCCAATTGGCCGTCCACAGCTTCCTGTAGCAGGACAATCACGAAGGGTAGATCATATGAAGGCAAAATCTGGAACCCAAGGAAAAGGCACTAATTCAAAGATGATTCCACCTAAAGGAAGCCAAATTAATTCTGGATACAGCAGTCAGTTGACTGGTGAACATACACCCTTTCATGCAGACAAGAATGGATCAGCTTCTTCTACAGTCCCTTCATATAAAGATGATGAGCATGAGCGCATCCATATGCAAGTTGGTGACTCTGGGAGCACTTCTTCTTATACTTCTGAAGATGATGATCCTAACACTGTCACTGGTCTTGATTCCCCTGTAACTAAGGTTTGGGATGGAAAGACTAATCGAAACCAGGCAGTTTCCTATGTTCATCACCCActtgaaaattttgataatcATGGTACCAAGAAGAGGAATAAAAGCCATTCTCGCTATCCTAAATTACGTAGAACCCGGTCTGGAAGTAAAAGGTCTAGATCAAGTGATCATGACCCAAATACATGGGAGGAAGTTGAGAGGACAAGCTTTTTGTCTGGAGATGGTCAAGATATACTTAGTGTTTCAAAACACACTAATTCTGATGATTCCAGTGATGATGCTGATACTGAAAGTTTGGGTAGAATTTATAGTGGAGCAGCAGCTTCATCTTCTGCATCCTCTATTTCAAAAGCAGAATCTTGTAGTTTGGTTGTTAATCCCCGTAAAAGCTCCTCAGCCATAGGTTCCTTTTTCAAGTTGAGATGTGAG GTCTTAGGTGCAAATATTGTGAAGAGTGGCTCAAAATCATTTGCTGTTTATTGCATATTGGTTACAGATGTAAATAACAACAGTTGGTCAATTAAAAGAAG GTTTCGGCATTTTGAGGAGCTACATCGACGCCTCAAAGAGTTTCCTGAGTATAATCTTCATTTGCCTCCAAAACATTTTCTGTCAACAGGTTTAGATGTACCAGTCATTCTAGAGCGGTGTGAATGGCTGGATAAATATTTGAAG